The DNA region GAGGCCCTGCATGGGCGCGGCGCCGGGCGTGTTGGCGGGGTCGGGGGGCGTCAGGGTCTGGGCGTTCAGGCCGCAGCTGGCGAGCAGCAGCGTGCCGCCCAGGCCCAGTCCGGCGCGCAGGAGCTGCCGGCGGTTCAGGGGGGTGTTCATGCGGGTCTCCGTATGGGCGGGAAACCGGAGGGCCCGCGTGGCGGCCTCCGGTCCCGGCCGGGGGGTCAGTTCCAGGCGCAGTGGACGTGGTTCTTGTGCCCGCCGGTGGGGTCGTTGTACGCGTCGAAGGTCTGGGAGGGGTCGGACCCGGCGGCGATGCAGGCGTTTCGGGCGCGGGTGTGGGCGCTGCTGGGCGAGGAGAGGCTCACGCCGTTCCAGATGCCGATGTCGATGGCGAGCCCCGCGTAGTGGTCGGACGTGGCCGAGTGCACCCCGCCCGCGATGGACGTGACGTAAAAGGAGTTCCCGGCCGCGGCGAGGTTCAGGGTGCCCTGCAGCATGGAGCGTTTGAGGTACACGGTCAGGCCGCAGTTGGCGTTGCTGGCGCAGCCGCGCTTCGCGGGCAGGCCATTGCTGGTGTCCAGGACATTCTGGCGGGGGCTGCCGCCGCTGGTGCTGCTGCTGGTGCCCAGCGTGATGCGGCCGCTGGCGAGAATCTGCTTGGCGAGGCTGGCGGTGGTGCTGCTGCCGCCGCTGGCCCCGGTGACCAGGGCGTGCCAGGTGTTCAGGCCGACGATGCCGTCCGCGCTCAGGCCGCGGGACGACTGGAAGTTCCGTACGGCGGTGGCCGTGGCCGGCCCGAACGCCCCGTCCACCGTGACGCCTGCCCCGTAGGCGTTTCTCAGCTGGTCCTGCACGGCGCGCACGGCGTTGTTGTTGTCACCCTCGCGGGTGGTCACGATCAGTTTCTCCCAGGTGTTGCCGCCCACGATGCCGTCCACGGTGAGCCCCCGCGCCGCCTGGAAGCTGCGCACGGCGCTGTCGGTGCCGGGCCCGAAGGCGCCGTCCACGGTCAGGGTGTACCCGGCGTGCCGCAGCAGGTACTGCAGGGTGACGACGTCGCGGCCCGAGTCGCCCTGGCGGAGGTTGGTCCAGGCCAGCACGGACTGCGCGGCCAGCGGGGTGTCGGCGCGGGTGGGCGTGGCGGCGGTGGGTTCCGGCGCGGCGCAGGACGTGAGGGCCAGCGCGGCGCTGATCAGCAGGCAGAGGGCACGCATACTTCTCCTTTCGGATCACGCGCAGGGGCGCGGCGGTCCGGGCCGAGGGGTTTCAGTTCAAGCCAGACCGCCACCCGCCTCTGCTGGGGGTGCCGGGTGGGCGTGGCCTGCGGAGGCGTTTCAGTAGTACAGGATGTCCCAGTGGTTGGCCCAGTACTCGTCGGCGTAGATGTTCCCGGCGGCGCTCTGGTAGCGGGGGGCGCCGTCGCCGCGGTTGCTGATCCGGGTGAACCGGGTCGTGATGTAGGTGCCGATGCAGCTGGTCTTGCTGATATCGAGCTTGTAGCCGTTCCAGTGGCTGTACGTGCCGCTGGCGTGCCCGGTTTCGGTGCCGCCGGTGATGGTCAGGGCGCAGCCGGAGGCGTTTTTCAGGGTGATGATGCCGTCGATGGTGCCGCTGTTGACCTGTTCCAGCGAGGTGCAGGTGCTGATGTTCCGGTTGGTGCAGTTGCCGCTGGAGACCACGGCGATGCCCGCGGCGGTGACACGGCTGCGGGCGGTGGCGTCGGAGAGCTTCACGCCGCTCAGGGCGCTCAGCACCGCGCCGTCCGGCAGGGTGTCCTGCGCGTCCTGAACGGAGGCGGGGCGGGCCTGCGAAGGGTCGGCGTCTGCACTGGGCAGCGGGGCAACGGAGCAGGACGTGATGAAAAGGGCGGCACCGAGCAACAACCAGCGTCTACGCATAAGGCCTCCTGGGCTTGCGTGGGATGACGTGCGACATGAGTGTTTTGAGCGGTTCCGGAAGCGTAACGGTCGCGCAGCTGAAGAACCTGAGAGCGGCGCGGCGCAAATGCCACGCCTGGGGACGAGGCGGATCACAAATGGTAATCAAGTGGTCTGGCTACGGGCCAAGTGGTCTGCACCCCGCCGGGGAAACGACGTCAGGCACACCTTCCACAGATGAGAAGGCAGGAGGAGGGAACACCGCTGGTCAGCCACGCCTGAGGCTGAAGGGTTGCTGAGCCATCCAGCCTACCTTTCTCTTACGTTGGGGGCGTAAACTGATGGGATGCTGCGGGTGAAATCAGACTTCCAACCGAGTGGGGACCAGCCGACCGCCATCCGCTCCCTGGTGGACGGCCTGGACGCCGGCCTGCGCTTCCAGACGCTGCTGGGCGCCACCGGCACCGGCAAGACGTACAGCATGGCCAAGGTCATCGAGGAGACCCAGCGCCCGGCGCTGATCATGGCGCCGAACAAGATCCTCACCGCGCAGCTCGCCAGCGAGTTCCGCGAGTTCTTCCCGGACGCCGCGGTGGAGTTCTTCATCAGCTACTACGACTACTACCAGCCCGAAGCGTACGTGCCCGGCAAGGACCTGTTCATCGAGAAGGACGCCAGCATCAACCAGGAGATCGAGCGCCTGCGCCACAGCACCACCCGCAGCCTGCTCACCCGGCGCGACACCATCGTGGTCGCGTCGGTCAGCTGCATCTACGGCCTGGGCGACCCGGCCGAGTACACCGCCCTGAACCTCATCCTGAAAAAGGGCGCGCAGGTCAGCCGAGACGAGATCCTGGGCCGGCTGGTGAACATGCAGTACGAACGCAACGACATCGAGCTCATGCCGGGCCGCTTCCGCGCCAAGGGCGAGATGATCGAGGTGTGGCCCGCGTACGACGAGCAGCCCCTGCGCATCGAACTGTGGGGCGACGACGTGGAGCGCCTCAGCGTGGTGCACCCGCTCACCGGGGACCGCCTGGGCGACCTGGACGCCACCGTGGTGTATCCCGCCAAGCACTACGTGAGCAGCGCCGGGAACATCGAGCGGGCCCTGGTGACCATTCAGCAGGAACTCGACGAGCGGCTGGAGTACTTCCGCAGCACCGGCAAGCTGCTCGAAGCGCAGCGCCTCAAGGAACGCACGCTGTACGACCTGGAGATGCTCAAGGTCCTGGGGTACTGCTCCGGCATCGAGAACTACTCCCGCCACATCGACGGCCGCGCGCCCGGCGCCACGCCGTACACCATGCTGGACTACTTCCCGGACGACTTCGTGACCTTCATCGACGAGTCGCACGTGACCGTCCCGCAGATCGGCGGGATGGCGAACGGCGACCGCGCCCGCAAGCAGACCCTGGTGGACTACGGCTTCCGCCTGCCGTCCGCCATGGACAACCGCCCCCTGAACTTCGACGAGTTCATGAGCAAGACCGGGCAGACGGTGTTCGTGTCGGCCACGCCCGGGCCCTTCGAACGCGAGCACAGCGACGGCATCGCCGACCAGATCATCCGCCCCACCGGCCTGGTGGACCCGGAAGTGACGGTGCGGCCCATCACCGGACAGGTGGAGGACCTGCTGGGCCGCATCCGCGAGCGCGCCGCCATCGGGGAGCGCACGCTGGTCACCACCCTCACCAAACGCATGAGCGAGGACCTCACCGAGTACCTGCTGGAGAAAGGCGTCCGGGCGCGGTACATGCACAGCGACATCGACAGCGTGGAACGTCAGGTGATCATCCGCGACCTGCGCCTGGGGCATTACGACGTGCTGGTGGGCATCAACCTGCTGCGCGAGGGCCTGGACCTGCCGGAGGTGTCGCTGGTCGCCATCCTGGACGCCGACAAACCCGGCTTCCTGCGCAGCGAACGCGCCCTGATCCAGACCATCGGCCGCGCGGCGCGCAACGTGAACGGCGAGGTGATCCTGTACGGCGACACGATCACGCCCGCCATGAACTACGCCATGGAAGAAACCCGGCGCCGGCGCGAGAAGCAGCAGGCCTTCAACGAGGCGCACGGCATCACGCCCACCACCGTCATCAAGAGCGTGCGCAACGTCATCCGCGGCGAGGAAACCCCGGAGGAGATCAGCAGCGAGACGGTCGGCGAGAACCGCGACACCCTCACCGCGCAGCTCACCGACCTGGAACTCGACATGTGGCAGGCCAGCGAGGACCTGGACTTCGAGCGGGCCGCGAGCCTGCGCGACCAGATCCGCGCCATCGAGGCGAAACTGCAGGGCAAGGAGTTCAAGCAGGCCACCGTGCCCGGCCAGAAGGTCCGGCGCAAGGGCCGCAGGTAGATGGAAACCCTTAAAGTGCGTCTGAAAACCGTCAGGGTGGGCCTTTGGCCAGACGGCGGACCATCAACCGAATCATGACCTCGTACACCAGGTTCTCGGCGGTCTCGACCAGTGCCTCGTCATCTTTGGCCATCCGCCTGGACTTGCCCAACCACGCAAACGTCCGCTCCACCACCCAGCGGCGTTTCAGCACCACGAACCCTTTCGGCACCTCCACGACCCGTGGAGGTGCGTCTTTTGGCGCCCAGGTGCCCTGCCAGCCGGACCAGGGATGTTTGACGATTTCCATCGTCCAGCCTAGGTGCGTCTTGATGTCCTCAGCGAGCTTTCCGGTGTAGCCCGCATCCGCCCACAGATGCCCCATGCGAGGAAACACATTGAGCAGATCGCGCAGGAGCAGGACCGCACCGGTGCGGTCCTGGATGTCCGCTTCATGCACCTTGATGGCCATCACTAGCCCCAGCGTGTCGACGAGCAGGTGACGCTTGCGGCCACTGACTTTCTTGCCTCCGTCATATCCGCGGGGTCCACCAGCCTCGGTCGTTTTCACCGATTGGCTGTCGATGATCGCGGCGCTGGGCGTCGCCTCCCGGCCTTCCCGGAGTCGAACCCACTCCCGCAGGGTCGTGTGCACAGCCTCCCACACGCCCTGCAGCCGCCAGACACGGTGGTAGTGATAAATCGTCTGCCAGGGGGGAAAGTCATGGGGCATTGCTCGCCAGGCAATGCCGCCGCGCAACAGATAGAAAATGCCGTCCAGGATCTCCCGCAGCGACCACTTCCGGGGGCGGCCGACAGGGGCCTCGGGAGGGAGAAGCGGACGAAGGACGTTCCACTCGGCATCCGTGAGATCGTTTGGGTACGCAGGCCGGGTCATGTGCGCACCACCTCCGCCTCATCGTGCGCTCTCGTTCACGCAGAAAAAATACGCACCAGCACGGTTTTCAGACGCACTTTACTTACAGTTACGTGTTAGTCAGCCTGACGACGGCGGCCCTGGGCCTGCTTATGAACGAGCATCAGGCCATCATATTTCATGTGGACACGGCCCGGAAGGTCGTCTCCCTTACCGGTCTGATCCAGGGGGACAGCGAAGAGGCGAGGGACGCCATGCAAGACATTGCGGATGAATTGTATGCTTTGATCTCCCCTGCCGCGAACGTTCAGCTAAAGATCATGGTTGATCACCCGGAACCAATCGAACTTCGCCGGGGGGACCGCGTCTTTCTCGCCAAACAGAACGTCGACCTCCTGTTCACGGAAGACTGGCAGAAAGACACCGTGTTTATGGACCGGCTGAACGCGCTGGAAAGAGAAATTCTGGAAGCGTCGTTCGTCTGGGATTTCGAGCGTGCAGCGATCCTGCGAGACCAATTCCGCGCCCTTGAAGCAGACCGGAGATTACAGGCCAACCCGTGAACGCCAGGCTCTAGATTCCCAGACAACAGTTTCTGGCAGGCGCTCCGGTTCCCAGTCCGCTTCAGCTCTTGCGTTTCAGGGTGCAGGTGCCGGCCGCCACGCCGTAGCTGCGCAGGATCCGCACGATCTCGGCGGCATTCTTCGGTTCGGGCGCGTCGTCCGGAATCTGCTCCATCTGCGCGTCGATGTCGTCCATGCGGCCGCTCAGCAGGGCGCCCCGCGCTTCTTTCCCGTCGAACATCGCCACGCACAGCTGCACGGGCGCGCCGGTCGTGAGCGAGGGCAGGATGTCCGCCGCGAACAGCGTGCCCTCGTCCGGGCTGTACGTGAAGGGGCCGTTCGGCGCGTCGAAGTTCCAGTCCGTTCCGCTCCGCTCCGGCGCCTTGCGGGTCAGCGCGAACTTCACCTGCACCGGCTGCCCGGCGGCGGTCGTGCCGGTCATCACCCAGGTCTGCCCCGGCTGCACCAGGGCCGTGCCGGGCAGGGTGGCGGGCGCCGGGCGGGCGCCGCCCCCACCGGCCAGGGCCACGGACGTCAGGGCGATCAGGGAAGACGCAAGAAGCAGGGGGCGCATGGGGGCGACTGTACCGCCCCCCATGCGCCCCCGCTGCCTCACCTGCGCAGGGTTACAGGTCCGCTTCCTCGATGGGGTCGTTGGGCATGTCGGGTTCCACGGCGCCCACGCCGACGCGGCGGCGTTTTCTGAGCATGGCCGGTTCCTTGTCCAGGTTGAACGTGAAGTGCCGGGGGCGCCGCTCGCGCAGCCACGTTTCCAGCGCCACCAGCCGCGGCCGGAAGCGGATGAACTCGCGCAGCTGCTTGATGGGCACGAACCGGGCCTCCTGCACGTCCCGGTCCGGGTCCTTGGGGGAGAGGCTGCCGCCGACCTCGCGGGCGGTGTAGAAGAACTGCAGGTGGTGCCCCCAGGTCTGCGCCTGGAATTCCACGATGAACGCCAGGTCGCGCAGTTCCACGACCAGTCCGGTTTCCTCGTACGTTTCGCGGCGGGCGCCGTCCTGCACGAGTTCCCCGGTTTCCAGGCCGCCCTTGGGCAGGGACCAGCGGCCGCGTTCACGGACCAGCAGGATCTCGTCGCCGCGCATCACAATGCAGCCCACCCCGATGCGCGGCGCGGCCAGCGGGCGTTTCTGCCCGCGTTTGCTGGGCGCGGCGATGGTGGGGACGTTCGTGGCGTTGGTGACCTGCCCGGGCTGGGGCGGCAGGTTGGGGTTGCGGGTGTTGCGGCGCCGGCGGCGGCGGCGCTGGTTGTTGCCCTGCGTGCCGGCCGCGTCCTTGCTGGCCTGCGGGGCGGGCGCGGGGGCCGGGGCGACGGCCGCGCTGCCGCCGCGCCCGCCTTTGGCCGCGCGGGCCTGGGGAGGTTTGACCTGATCGTCCGCCATGCTCAGACCCCTTCCGGCGCGAGGTCGTTGAAGCGGACGTGGGCGCTGTGGAACTGCAGTTTCACGGTCCCGACCGGTCCGTTGCGCTGCTTGCCGACGATGATCTCGGCGATGCCCTGCTGGTCGGTTTCCTTGTTGTAGTACTCGTCGCGGTAGATGAACATCACGATGTCCGCGTCCTGCTCGATGGCGCCCGATTCACGCAGGTCGGACAGCATGGGCCGGTGGTTGGGCCGCTGCTCCACGGCGCGGGACAGCTGCGAGAGCACGATGATCGGCACCTCCATCTCGCGCGCCAGGCCCTTGAGGCCGCGGGAGATGGTGCTGATCTCCTGCTGGCGGTTGTCGGACCCGCCGCTACTTTTCCCGCCGGACATCAGCTGCAGGTAGTCGATGACGACCAGGCCCAGCTGCCCGTGCTGCGCGGCGATGCGGCGGAGCTTGCTGCGCAGGTTGTTCAGCGTCAGGTCGGCCTCGTCGTCGATCACCATGGGCGCTTCCGCGAGGCGCCCGGCGGCGTGCGCGAGGCGTTCGAAGTCGCGTTCGTTCAGCTGACCGCTGCGGATGCGGTTCATGTCCACGCGGGCCTCGCTGCACAGCATGCGCAGCGCGAGCTGCACGCTGGGCATTTCCAGGCTGAACACCGCGACGGTCTTCTCGCCGCGCAGCGCCACGTTCTGCGCGATGGACAGCGCGAACGCCGTCTTGCCCATGCTGGGGCGCGCCGCGAGCACGTTCAGGCTGCCCTTCTGCAACCCGGAAATCTGCTCGTCCAGGTCGCGGAACCCGCTGCTCACGCCGTCCGGGATGCCCTTATTGGCGTGCAGCAGGGTGATGTACTCGAAGGTGTCGTGCACGACCTCGCCCATGTCGGAAAAGCTCTCGCCTTTCTTCTTCTGCTCGGCGACCTCGAAGATCATCTTCTCCGCGCGGTCCAGCAGGTCCTCCAGCGGCAGCTGCGCCTCGTATGCGAGCTGCATAGCCTTGCCGCTGGCGCTGATCAGCTGGCGCAGGGTGTGTTTTTCCTGCACGATCCGGGCGTAGTGCTCGGCGTACGCGGCGGTGGGCACGCCCTCGGACAGGCCGATCAGGTACGTCAGGCCGCCCACCTCGTCCAGCTGGCCCTTCACGCGCAGGTCCTCGCTGAGGGTGACCAGGTCCACGGGCTCGCCGCGGTCCATCAGGGCGCGCATGCTGGTGAAGATCTTGCGGTGGCCTTCCCGGTAGAACATGTCCGGGGTGACCGTGTCGCCCAGTTGCGAGAGGGTGTCGTTGTCCAGCAGAACGCTGCCCAGCACGCTGATTTCGGCGTCGTTGCTGTGCGGCGGGACTCGCGGCGTCAGTTCCAAAAGGGGCCTCTCTTTCGCACCAGCCCGGCGCCAGGGCCCAGGGCGGGCCAGGTCACGTGGGCTGGTCGGCTGTGAAATGCGGGGGCGCGGGAGTCGCGCATTCGCCCGGGTGTGAACACGCCCGGGCTGAACTGCCCGCCAGCATACCACCCCCGGCCCGCCGGTTCCGGCCGGTGCCCCCCGGGGGCCCCCATCGCCGGGTCAGGCGTCAGACCAGCAGGTCCGCGAAGTCCTCTTCGTCCTCGTCCTCGGTGTCGGGCGTGAGGGGCAGCGTGAGGGTGAACACGCTGCCGGCGCCGCGTTCGGAGGTCACGCCGATCTGCCCGCCGTGTTCTTCCACGGCCATCTTGCAGAACGCCAGACCCATGCCGGTGTCGAAGCGGCCGTGCAGGGTCAGGCGGCTTTGCTCGAACGCGGCGAACAGGTTGGGGATGTCCTCGGCGGGGATGCCCTCGCCGTTGTCCTGCACGCTGATCTCCACGCCGCTGGGATGAGCGCGGACGGCCACGGCGATCTGGCCGCCGGCGGAGGTGTGTTTCAGGGCGTTGCTGATCAGGTTCGCCATGATGCGCCGCAGGATTTCCGGGTCGGCGCTGACGGGGCTGAGGCTGGGGGTGACGTCCACGATCAGGTGCCGGTCGCGCAGGCCGCTGCCCACGTCGCTCTGGGCCAGGGTGATGATCTCCTCGAACATGGGGCTGAAGATCAGTTCGCGCCGGAGGTGCATCTTGCCGGCCTGGATCTTGCGGACGTCCAGCATGTTGCTGGCGAGGTGCAGCAGGTGCTGGGACTCGTCCCGGGCGACCTTGATGAGGTCCTGCGTGTCCTTGGGGATGCGGCGGTCCTCCAGGACGATGTCGAGGAGGCCCATCACGGCCGCGATGGGGTTTTTCAGGTCGTGCACGAGCATGTGCACCAGCTGGTCCCGGACGCGTTCCTCGTGCTCCCAGGTGTCCATGCGGCGCTGCAGGGTGCCGAGGCGTTCATGGGCGGCCCGCTGCTGCTGCACGCGGGCGAGCATGATCTCGATCTGCAGGGCCAGGCCCTCGGGGGGGGTGGCGTCGCTGACCAGGGCGTCGGCGCCCGCGGCGAGCAGTTCGCCCAGGCCGTGCGTGCCGACCGCGAGCCAGCGGGTGGCGGCCAGTTCGTCACGCTGGCGCAGCAGCGGGAGGATGTCGTGCAGGGGCACGCCGGGCGTGTCGCTGTACAGCAGCACCACGTCGGGAATGGTGGCGTGCGCCTCGCGCAGCAGGCTCTCGCCGTCGGTGACGTGAATGACGCGCGCGTGCGGCAGCGCGGCCGCGAGCGTCCGGCAGCGCGCGGCGTGGGCGGTGACGGCCATCACGTGCGGCGGGGTGGCGGTGCGGGGGTCGGGGCTCGTCATGCCGGGTGCTTCAGTGTACCCATTAACCGGCGGCCGGGGACGTGCAGGACCGCACGTTGCCCCGGCCGCCCGGATGCTCAGCCCTTGACGCTGCCGGCGAGCAGGCCGCGCACGAAGTAGCGGCCCAGCAGGACGTACACGAGCAGGGTCGGCAGGGCCGCGAGGATCGCGCCGGCCATCGGCAGGTTCCAGCTGACGGCCTGTCCGCCCGCGAGTTGCGACAGGGCGTACGTGACCGGCTGGCTGCTGGTGTTGGTGAGGGTGGCGGCGAACAGGAACTCGTTCCAGACCTGCGTGAATTCCCAGATGATCACGACCACGAAACCCGGGATGCTGATCGGGAAGATCACGCGGCGGTAGATGTCCCAGAAGCCGGCCCCGTCGATGGTGGCGGCTTCCACCAGGGCGTCGGGGACGTCGCTGTAGAAGTTGCGGAAGATCAGGGTGGTGATGGGCAGGCCGTACACGACGTGCGCAAGCACCAAGCCCCAGATGCTGCCGTACAGGCCCAGGCCCTTGATGAACTGGAACAGCGGGATCAAGACCGCCTGGTACGGGATGAACATGCCGAACAGCATCAGCGCGAAGAGGGTGTTCGCGCCCCGGAACTTCCATTTCGCCAGGGCGTACCCGTTCAGGCTGCCCAGCAGCGCGGCGAGCAGCGTGGACACGACCGCCAGGAACAGGCTGTTGCCCATGTTCCCGCCGATCTTCGCCCAGGCGTCCGAGAAGCTGGCCCAGTTCAGCCGCGCGGGCCAGTGCCAGGCGGTGCCCAGGTTGATCGCGTCCGGGCTTTTCAGCGCGGTGGCGAGCAGCAGGTACACCGGCACCAGGAAGAACAGCGCGGCCACGACCAGCAGCAGGTACGTGAGGAGGGAGCCGGCCCGCAGGCGCCGGGCGGGGGGGCGGCTGGGGGCGGCCACGGTGAGGGGTGGGGCGGGGGGAACGGTGGTCACGCGCTGGCCTCCTCGGTGCGGAAGGTGCTGGCCAGGTACGGCACGATCACGAACGCCACCAGGATCAGCAGCAGCGTGCCGATGGCCGCGCCCAGCGCGAAGCTGTTCTGCCGGAAGCTGGTGAGGTACATGTTCAGGGCGGGCACGCTGGTAAAGGTGTTGTCCGGGCCGGCCATGGCGTACACCAGGTCGAAGATCTTGAGGCTGATGTGCCCCAGGATGATCATGGCCGAGAGGGTGATGGGGGCGAGCAGCGGGAAGATCACGCGGCGGTACATCTGGCCCTCGCTGGCGCCGTCCACGCGGGCGGCCTCGCGGATGTCGTCCGGCACGCCGCGCAGCCCGGCGAGGTACAGGGCCATGGTGTAGCCGCTCATCTGCCACACCGCGGCGATGATGATCCCGACCAGCGCGAGGTTGAAGCCGTGCGGTTCAGGCGCGGCGACGAGTTTCAGGTTCGGGCCGATCAAGAGGGCCCAGCCGAGCAGCAGCGCGGCGCAGCCGGCCGCGACCAGGGCGCGGGTGCGGTTGGCCTCGCGCAGGGCGCGGTACGCCATCCAGGCGAGGATCAGCCCGACCAGCGTGGCGGTGATCAGCGGGAGCCTGTTCCAGTCGAACTTCCAGATGGCATCGGTGCTGCTCAGCCATCCGAAGGTGCCGGGCGGGGCGCCGACCAGGGTGGGGATCTGGTTCACGCCGCCCTGGGGTTGCAGCATCCAGCGCCAGATGGTGCCGGTCACGATGAACGACAGGCTCATGGGGAACAGGAAGATGGTGCGCCACAGCCCCTCGCCTTTCGGGTTGCGGTCCAGGATCAGCGCCAGCGCGAGCCCCAGGCCCAGGCAGCCCAGGATGAAGAACAGCGTGAAGAACACCGTGCTGACCAGTTCCTGCCGGAAGCGGCCCTGCAGGAACCCCGTGAACAGTTCCTGGTAGTTCGCGAAGCCCACGAAGTGGATCACGGGGTTCACGGCCATGGCCTGCGCGGGGTCGTTGCCCCAGTCGGTCAGGCTCACGTACACCGTCCGGGCGATAAAACCGTACACGAACACGCCCAGCAGCAGCACGCTGGGCAGCAGCACCGCCACGCTCCACAGGCGGTCTCTGGACAGGCCTTTCATGGCAGGCCACCTCCTTTCAGGGGTCGGGGCGCGGGCGGGCCGGGTGGCCCCGCCCCGCGCCCCGGGGGAGCGGTTACTTGATGCCGGCCTTCGCGGCCAGCTGGGCGGCGGCGGCGGTGGCGGCCTTGGCGTCGCGGCTGGCGACGAACTGGTCGATCACGGCCCCGAAGGCGCTGGTGAAGCTCTCGGGGGCCACGGCGCCGTGCACCAGGCTGCCCACGATGCGGCTCTGCTTCCAGTCGGCGGCGGCGCTCTTGCTGTAGGTGTTGTACTTGCTCAGGTCGCTGTCCAGGCGGGCGGCGATGCTGCCTTTCAGGGGGTTGAAGGCGTCCTGTCCGGCCTTGCTGCCCAGGACCTTGAGCCAGTTCATGGCCTCGGCGCGGTTCTTGGCGCCCTTGGGCAGGCCGAAGGAGTCGGCGAGCATCACGAAGGTCTTGCTCGTGCCGGGCGCGACCGCCCAGCCGAAGCCGGTGTTGGGCGCGAGTTTCTTGGTGGTCGTGAAGTACCCGGCCGCCCAGTCGCCCATGATGTTAAAGGCGCTGGTGCCGTCCGCGATGCGGTCGCTGGCCTGCTGCCAGGACAGGCCCGAGGCGTCCTTGTTCGCGCAGTCCATGACCTTGCCGAAGGTGGTGAAGCCGGCCACGACCTTGGGATCGGTGAACTTGAGCTTGCCGTTCCACAGCTGTTCCCAGCCCGCGGCGCCCAGCGTGCCGATCATGACGTTCTCCCACAGGTGCTGCTGCGTCCAGTTCTCCCCGACGACCAGCGGTGCGGCCACACCCTTGGCCTTGAGTTTGGTGCAGGTGGTCAGAAATTCCGGCCAGGTTTTCGGCGCGGTCACGCCCCAGCTCTTGAGTTTCGCGGGGTTGTACCACATGACGTTGCTGCGGTGCACGTTCACGGGCACGCTCCAGATGCCGCCCTTGGAGCTGATCAGCGTGATGAGGTCTTTCGGGAAGGCCTTGGACCAGCCCTCGCTCTTGAACAGCGGGGTCAGGTCCTCCATGCGGCCTGCCACCACCCACGTGCCGATCAGTTCCTGTCCGGCGTGCACCTGGAAGCTGTCGGGCGGGGTGCCGCCCAGCATGCGGGTTTTCAGCACGGCCTTGGCGTTCGTGCCGGCGCCGCCGGACACGGTGGCGTTGTCCACGGCCACGCCCGGGTACTTCGCCTGGAAGACCTTGATCAGGGCCTGCAGGGCGGGGCCTTCGTCACCGGACCACCAGGAGAAGATCTCCAGTTTTCCGGCGGCCAGGGCGGAACTGGCGGTGGCGAGGGCAGCGGCGAGCATCAGGGCTTTTTTCATGGGGGTCCTCCGGCAGGAGAAAGAAGGTCTTCGGGAAAGGGGGGCCGCCTGGGCGGCGCGGGCAGTGGAGCGGGCGGCGCGCGGCTGCCGGGGCTCAGGACCAGGCGGGAGATGGCGTACAGGTGCGGCAGGCCCTGCGGGGTGTACAGCCGGTCGAGCATCATGGCGCC from Deinococcus ficus includes:
- a CDS encoding peptidoglycan-binding domain-containing protein, encoding MRALCLLISAALALTSCAAPEPTAATPTRADTPLAAQSVLAWTNLRQGDSGRDVVTLQYLLRHAGYTLTVDGAFGPGTDSAVRSFQAARGLTVDGIVGGNTWEKLIVTTREGDNNNAVRAVQDQLRNAYGAGVTVDGAFGPATATAVRNFQSSRGLSADGIVGLNTWHALVTGASGGSSTTASLAKQILASGRITLGTSSSTSGGSPRQNVLDTSNGLPAKRGCASNANCGLTVYLKRSMLQGTLNLAAAGNSFYVTSIAGGVHSATSDHYAGLAIDIGIWNGVSLSSPSSAHTRARNACIAAGSDPSQTFDAYNDPTGGHKNHVHCAWN
- the uvrB gene encoding excinuclease ABC subunit UvrB — protein: MLRVKSDFQPSGDQPTAIRSLVDGLDAGLRFQTLLGATGTGKTYSMAKVIEETQRPALIMAPNKILTAQLASEFREFFPDAAVEFFISYYDYYQPEAYVPGKDLFIEKDASINQEIERLRHSTTRSLLTRRDTIVVASVSCIYGLGDPAEYTALNLILKKGAQVSRDEILGRLVNMQYERNDIELMPGRFRAKGEMIEVWPAYDEQPLRIELWGDDVERLSVVHPLTGDRLGDLDATVVYPAKHYVSSAGNIERALVTIQQELDERLEYFRSTGKLLEAQRLKERTLYDLEMLKVLGYCSGIENYSRHIDGRAPGATPYTMLDYFPDDFVTFIDESHVTVPQIGGMANGDRARKQTLVDYGFRLPSAMDNRPLNFDEFMSKTGQTVFVSATPGPFEREHSDGIADQIIRPTGLVDPEVTVRPITGQVEDLLGRIRERAAIGERTLVTTLTKRMSEDLTEYLLEKGVRARYMHSDIDSVERQVIIRDLRLGHYDVLVGINLLREGLDLPEVSLVAILDADKPGFLRSERALIQTIGRAARNVNGEVILYGDTITPAMNYAMEETRRRREKQQAFNEAHGITPTTVIKSVRNVIRGEETPEEISSETVGENRDTLTAQLTDLELDMWQASEDLDFERAASLRDQIRAIEAKLQGKEFKQATVPGQKVRRKGRR
- a CDS encoding IS5 family transposase, which codes for MTRPAYPNDLTDAEWNVLRPLLPPEAPVGRPRKWSLREILDGIFYLLRGGIAWRAMPHDFPPWQTIYHYHRVWRLQGVWEAVHTTLREWVRLREGREATPSAAIIDSQSVKTTEAGGPRGYDGGKKVSGRKRHLLVDTLGLVMAIKVHEADIQDRTGAVLLLRDLLNVFPRMGHLWADAGYTGKLAEDIKTHLGWTMEIVKHPWSGWQGTWAPKDAPPRVVEVPKGFVVLKRRWVVERTFAWLGKSRRMAKDDEALVETAENLVYEVMIRLMVRRLAKGPP
- a CDS encoding NUDIX domain-containing protein, which codes for MADDQVKPPQARAAKGGRGGSAAVAPAPAPAPQASKDAAGTQGNNQRRRRRRRNTRNPNLPPQPGQVTNATNVPTIAAPSKRGQKRPLAAPRIGVGCIVMRGDEILLVRERGRWSLPKGGLETGELVQDGARRETYEETGLVVELRDLAFIVEFQAQTWGHHLQFFYTAREVGGSLSPKDPDRDVQEARFVPIKQLREFIRFRPRLVALETWLRERRPRHFTFNLDKEPAMLRKRRRVGVGAVEPDMPNDPIEEADL
- the dnaB gene encoding replicative DNA helicase, whose product is MELTPRVPPHSNDAEISVLGSVLLDNDTLSQLGDTVTPDMFYREGHRKIFTSMRALMDRGEPVDLVTLSEDLRVKGQLDEVGGLTYLIGLSEGVPTAAYAEHYARIVQEKHTLRQLISASGKAMQLAYEAQLPLEDLLDRAEKMIFEVAEQKKKGESFSDMGEVVHDTFEYITLLHANKGIPDGVSSGFRDLDEQISGLQKGSLNVLAARPSMGKTAFALSIAQNVALRGEKTVAVFSLEMPSVQLALRMLCSEARVDMNRIRSGQLNERDFERLAHAAGRLAEAPMVIDDEADLTLNNLRSKLRRIAAQHGQLGLVVIDYLQLMSGGKSSGGSDNRQQEISTISRGLKGLAREMEVPIIVLSQLSRAVEQRPNHRPMLSDLRESGAIEQDADIVMFIYRDEYYNKETDQQGIAEIIVGKQRNGPVGTVKLQFHSAHVRFNDLAPEGV
- a CDS encoding sensor histidine kinase, encoding MTSPDPRTATPPHVMAVTAHAARCRTLAAALPHARVIHVTDGESLLREAHATIPDVVLLYSDTPGVPLHDILPLLRQRDELAATRWLAVGTHGLGELLAAGADALVSDATPPEGLALQIEIMLARVQQQRAAHERLGTLQRRMDTWEHEERVRDQLVHMLVHDLKNPIAAVMGLLDIVLEDRRIPKDTQDLIKVARDESQHLLHLASNMLDVRKIQAGKMHLRRELIFSPMFEEIITLAQSDVGSGLRDRHLIVDVTPSLSPVSADPEILRRIMANLISNALKHTSAGGQIAVAVRAHPSGVEISVQDNGEGIPAEDIPNLFAAFEQSRLTLHGRFDTGMGLAFCKMAVEEHGGQIGVTSERGAGSVFTLTLPLTPDTEDEDEEDFADLLV